A genomic window from Glycine soja cultivar W05 chromosome 10, ASM419377v2, whole genome shotgun sequence includes:
- the LOC114372012 gene encoding F-box/kelch-repeat protein At1g57790-like — protein sequence MPGRRRRKLKSLSDTITDSRRASVEVENEYLELQTWSDLPTELLELILSRLSLDDNVRASVVCKRWHSVATSVCVVNQSPWLMYFPKFGDWYEFYDPAHRKTYSIELPELRGSRVCYTKDGWLLLYRPRTHRVFFFNPFTMEIIKLPRFEMSYQIVAFSCAPTSPDCVLFTVKHVSPTVVAISTCYPGATEWTTLSYQNRLPFVSSIWNKLVFCNGLFYCLSLTGWLGVFNSSERTWSVLSVPPPKCPENFFAKNWWKGKFMTEHEGDIIVIYTCSSENPIIFKLDQMLMEWEEMTTLDGVTLFASFLSSHARIDLPGIMRNSVYFSKVRFYGKRCISFSLDDCRYYPRKQWHDWGEQDPFENIWIEPPKDFSGFT from the exons ATGCCcgggagaaggagaaggaagtTGAAATC GTTGAGTGATACAATTACCGACAGCAGACGGGCATCAGTGGAGGTGGAAAATGAATATTTAGAGCTGCAAACTTGGTCTGATCTCCCTACTGAACTCTTGGAATTAATACTATCCCGTTTAAGTCTAGATGATAATGTTCGAGCTTCGGTTGTTTGTAAGAGATGGCATTCTGTTGCCACTTCTGTATGTGTGGTAAACCAATCACCATGGCTAATGTATTTTCCGAAATTTGGTGACTGGTATGAATTCTATGACCCCGCGCACCGCAAAACCTATTCCATCGAGTTGCCAGAGTTGAGGGGATCTAGAGTTTGTTACACCAAAGATGGTTGGTTACTGCTATACCGACCCAGAACTCACCGTGTGTTCTTCTTCAATCCCTTTACTATGGAGATTATCAAGCTGCCAAGGTTTGAGATGTCATACCAAATAGTTGCCTTCTCTTGTGCTCCAACATCACCTGACTGTGTTCTGTTTACTGTTAAGCATGTTAGTCCTACTGTTGTGGCCATCAGCACATGTTACCCCGGGGCAACAGAATGGACCACTCTTAGTTACCAAAACCGCTTGCCCTTTGTCAGTAGCATCTGGAATAAGCTTGTGTTTTGTAATGGACTCTTCTATTGCTTGAGTCTCACAGGTTGGCTAGGGGTGTTTAACTCATCTGAACGCACTTGGAGTGTTCTTTCAGTACCTCCACCCAAGTGCCCAGAGAATTTTTTTGCCAAAAATTGGTGGAAGGGAAAATTCATGACAGAGCATGAGGGAGATATAATAGTAATTTATACATGTTCTAGTGAAAATCCCATTATTTTTAAGCTAGATCAGATGTTAATGGAATGGGAAGAGATGACAACACTGGATGGAGTAACTCTTTTTGCTAGTTTCTTGTCTTCTCATGCAAGGATTGATCTCCCCGGAATAATGAGAAATAGTGTCTACTTCTCTAAAGTTCGTTTTTATGGAAAGCGCTGCATATCATTCTCTCTTGATGACTGTAGATACTATCCTCGTAAGCAGTGGCATGACTGGGGAGAACAAGACCCTTTtgaaaacatatggattgaacCACCAAAAGATTTCTCTGGGTTCACATGA
- the LOC114371301 gene encoding uncharacterized protein LOC114371301: protein MTMKLALWNENDYLCKNFILNGLADNLYDYYSPYKSAKLVWLALEKKYDTEEAETKKYVVSRYLKYQMTDDKSVESQSHETQKIAYDIISDGMALDEQFQVAVIIDKLPPGWKDFKNLLRHKTKEFSLDSLITRLRIEEEARRQDQKDEVLVVSHNNTKRKNTGVVLKPIGKNFKNQNRNVSNTSNRNKNPPRVQHARQHPPTKNNPGESFLCYNYGKPGHMARKC from the coding sequence ATGACTATGAAATTAGCTCTctggaatgaaaatgattacctatgcaagaatttcattctgaaTGGGTTAGCTGATAATCTATATGATTATTATAGCCCATATAAGTCTGCCAAATTAGTTTGGCTGGCTTTGGAAAAGAAGTATGATACTGAGGAAGCTGAGACTAAAAAGTATGTTGTTAGCCGCTACCTCAAGTATCAAATGACTGATGATAAATCAGTAGAGTCTCAATCCCATGAGACACAGAAAATTGCTTATGATATCATATCAGATGGTATGGCATTGGATGAGCAATTTCAGGTTGCTGTCATCATAGACAAATTGCCTCCTGGCTGGAAGGATTTCAAAAACCTTCTCAGACACAAGACCAAAGAATTCTCTTTGGATTCTCTGATCACACGTCTGCGCATTGAGGAAGAGGCACGCAGACAAGATCAGAAAGATGAAGTGTTGGTTGTGTCTCACAACAACACTAAAAGGAAGAACACAGGTGTAGTTCTGAAGCCTATTGGCAAAAACTTTAAGAATCAGAACCGCAATGTGAGCAATACCTCCAACCGCAACAAGAACCCCCCAAGGGTCCAACATGCTAGACAACATCCACCTACCAAGAATAATCCCGGTGAGTCATTCCTCTGCTACAATTATGGCAAACCAGGACATATGGCACGTAAATGCTGA